In Heliangelus exortis chromosome 19, bHelExo1.hap1, whole genome shotgun sequence, the genomic stretch CCCAAGGCCAGGACTTGGGGTCCATCTGTTGGGTGAGGGAGATTTGGGGAATGGGATGGGAGCTCCCAAACCATGAGTGGCAGTGaaaccccagcccagcaccttgCTGGGAGCATCCAGCAGCTCTAGAGGGACATCATTTCCCTTGCAGAGCCACACGGAGGTCTTTATTCACCCCTGGGCATGGAGATGGAAGAGGGAGATGCCCCATGGCTCCTCCACCACCTTCACTACTTCCTCTGGGAAAGGCTGAAATCCAATCCCTCCTGTCCCATCCCAGGGGAGCTGAGGGTGGGATTTGTCCCCACAAAACTGCTGGAGCCAACAAGGAGCTGGTGACAAAGTGCTGTGACCCCACTGCAGCCCAGGAACCACCCCTTCACTAGGGCTGGGGTGTCACCTCCAGCACCCCTCAGAGGCACTCCCCACCCCCAAGCTTACCCAGACAGGAGGAAAACTGAATTATTCTGGGAAAAACTGCCTCctgttcctcctcttcctcttaCCTTTCTTTGTAGTGGTGAAGTACTTGGAGTCTGTCATGGTGGACTCCAGCTAGTGGGATGTCcctgggaggagaagcagaggaatCAACACCGTTGATGAATTCTTTTCTGGGGTGGCTATGGAAAgatccagggggaaaaaaaaagcaaaaaacaaggAAGGGAAAGTTGATGGGAAGAGCCACGAGGAGATGAAGCACCCAGAGAAGCCCTCAGCTTCCAGAGGAGCCCATTCCCCAGGGAAGGAATGGTTCTCCAGGGAAAATTCACCCTCATACCCAGGCAGGGAAGAGCTCCAGGGTGGGAAGAGGAACTGAGCAAGTTCTCAGACAGCATTCCTGCTTGAAATTCAGAGGCTCGGGGGGTTCTGCCCAACATTTGGGGCTGGGTGAGGTAATTAAGGGCAGATTTAGGGCTGGGCAGGCTGAGGAAGGCTGATGGGCAGAGAGCCCTTGGGTAAAGGTCAGCAGGGATTTGTTTCCCTGGGTTGTTCCaatccctttttccttctccagcaaaaggaaaggaactgGAGGATTGTCCTTGAAAGCCCTGCAGTGGCCTTGGGGCTttggagaggagggagcagggagagcaaagccaaggaagaagggaaaaaaaaaaaaaaaaagcttgcaaatggttttaaaatgtaaatgagCATCTTGAAAGCCAAATGCAGCaatccctctgctccctggccaagctggggagggagggagcccccaaaagggagaaaaagaaaacgtGGATAAAATCTGAGGGCTGAGTGAGCACCTGggcagtgaggggaaaaaaaaaccaaaaaaaaccataaaataaagAGTTTTCAGGGAtccagggctggctctggggGCTGTGACAGAGGGGAGCAGACTTCACCCTGCCCAGGGGACAAAGCTCTCCCCGGGCAGCCTGAGGTCAGGTTCCAGGCTCCTCCCCACCTCATTACCTGGAGGGGGTTTGGAGCCCTCCTCTCCTGGGGcccttccttgcttccttccttccttctctcccccctctgctgctctccagggaGGGGTGGAAGCTCCTGGGCTGTGCTTCCCGAAGATCCCGGCCTgccagagagggagggatggagggaaagggatggatttcagcccctgctctgcagaacTGCCTGGAGAAACAAACCTGGAGCTTCCCAGGGCAtttctgcagcccagggaaTGATGGATGCAGctttccctctgccccccaTCCCAACTCCCCCATCATGacaggaagaggaggggggaggaggaagaggggggaagagaagaaggaNNNNNNNNNNNNNNNNNNNNNNNNNNNNNNNNNNNNNNNNNNNNNNNNNNNNNNNNNNNNNNNNNNNNNNNNNNNNNNNNNNNNNNNNNNNNNNNNNNNNNNNNNNNNNNNNNNNNNNNNNNNNNNNNNNNNNNNNNNNNNNNNNNNNNNNNNNNNNNNNNNNNNNNNNNNNNNNNNNNNNNNNNNNNNNNNNNNNNNNNTGGGTTGGGGGTcggcggcggcggaggaggaggaggggggggcggCGGCAGCGCTGCCGCTTCCTCCACCGAAAGCCTGGACTCGCTAAACGGAGAACCGCGGGCGCGGAACGAGAAGGAGCTCTTGCAGGTGCTGAACGATCGCTTCGCCGGTTACATCGAACGGGTCCgggctctggagcagcagaaccGGGCGCtggcggcggaggcggcggccCTGCGGCAGCAGCAGGCGGGACGCTCAGCGATGGGCGAGCTGTACGCCCGGGAGCTGCGTGATATGCGGGGTACGGTCCTGCGGTTGGGAGCCGAGAAGGGGCAGCTGAGGCTGGAACGGGCGCGTTTAACCGAGGACGTGGCCATCCTGCGGGGCCGGTTGGAGGAGGAGGCCCGGCAGCGAACGGAGCTGGAAGCGGCGGCCCGGGGCTTGGCTCAGCTCTCAGCCCAAGAAGAACGGGCTCGGGGGCCGCTGGAGGAGCGGGCCCGGGCTCTGCGAGAAGAAGCGGAGCTGCTGCGGAGGCAGCACCGGGCGGAAGTGGGAGCTCTGCTGCGGGGAGCCCGCCCGGAGCCCCTCGGGGAACCCCCCGCAGCTCTCCGCCCCGGGGTCACCGCTGCTCTCCGGGACCTTCGTGCCCAGCTGGAAGGCACGGCGGCCCGCAGCACCCAGCAGGCCGAGGAGTGGTTCCGAGGTGAGTGTATGTGTACCCCCCCTCCCGCACCCTGCCGGCAGACCCccaccccttccttccccttttcagAGGACCCCACTGCATGCCGAGCCCCGGGAGGGCATTAGGGCACCCCTATGCCCCCCCTCCCCATATATAGTGCAttccgggggggggggtttagCCTGCTCTCCCCCTAGGCGGTGCAGGCAcaccctcctccctccccctgcacccccccaaGTCTGCACTGAGTTTCGGGAGGGCGTTGGGGGGAGCTCGCCCCCTCCCCATGTACCCAGCACTCCGGGAGGGCGCTAGGGTAACCCCAGCGGCTCCCCAGTGTCCCCCGCCCCGCAGTGCGTTTTGGGGTGGGTGGCACAGCCCCCGCAAATCCATGGGGtgaccccctcctcccccattTAAATGCCGCAGGGTGTCACTCGCACTGGCGCCAGGCCCCAGGGGGTTGCGGTGTGTTGCGGGGGGTGTGTGTGCCGCACCCctaaaggggaggggggagcagggagtgtCCGTGCTGCGCTGGTTGGGTGGGTGGGGCACTACGGTACCGGGAGTGGAAGGCGGAACCAGCACCGGGTTCAGCACCACGGACAGCGGCCTCGGGGCCagcccatccctccctcctcccgcACCCCGGGGACACCCGCGGGGACAGCCGGCTCCGTGTGTCCCCACCCCTGCCACCCCTGCCCGACCCCCCAGGGGTGGCTGtgcccaccccccccacccgCCTCACCTCGGGATGTCCGGAGCCGTGGGGCAGTCTCAGTCCCCGGCCACCACACCCATTGGAAACGCgggtggggggtgggtgggcagaGTGGGTttgcactggggaaaaaaaaccaaaaaacccaaagacagTCCAGGATGGGGAAAGCATCTGCTCAAACCGGGTGCCTCTACCTCCCTGGTGAGCCCAaggctggctctgcagggacTCCAGAAGCACGGGGGGTTCCCCAGGAGGGGGGTGCAGGCTCCTTCCtgccccctctctccctcctccctcccccccccccccccccccctcccccatccggccctgcagctgctcctgtccctgtcgCAGTGAGGCTGGACAAGCTCTCGGAGGTGGCCAAGGTGAACACAGATGCCATGCGCCTGGCCCAGGAGGAGATCTGCGAGTACCGCCGGCAGCTCCAGGCCAAGAGCACCGAGCTGGAAGCCCTGAAAGGGACGCAGGAATCACTGGAGAGGCAGCGGCAGGACTCGGAAGAACGCCACCAGGCAGATGTCCTCTCCTATCAGGTGCAGGGGGACAGGGGCAGCAGCCCCGTGCTGGGGTTTGGTAGGGAGGGAGCAGCGCTGGAGCTTTGGCTGTGGGAATGGGAAGCAGAACAGCCAGGGCTGAGTGGAGCTTCCAGGTTGTGTCCTGAGACACCCGTGTGTCCCCGTTGTGTGACCCGTTGTGTCCCCTCACCCATGACAGAGCTGTCCCACCCCCTCTGCCTGGCTTTGAGCTGCCCAGAACCTCAGTGACAGCCACCTGCTCCGGGTTCAGGCTCTGCCGTGTGtcccacagagcagagctgtacTGCACTGGGTGGTGGCTGTGATCTGAGACActgtccccagggtgctgccctGCCCTCATTAGCCTCTGGATGGGGTTTGGTGGCCACCAGACTGACCCAGGTCCTGGAGATGTTCCCAGTGCTTGTCCCTGCCCAAGGGTgttctggggaggggggggttgcACAGCAGCTCTCAGTCCCCCAAGGGTCCCCCGCAAGGGGACAAAGGGTCCCCTCTAAGGGTGTTGGACACACCAAGAGCCCCTtgcagtgtccctgtccctctgtggttgcaggaggaggtggctgcagggacagccccCTGATGGTGAGCAGAAGACTATTTAGGGGTGCTCTGTGCCCTACTGCTCCTGGGGACTGCTCCCCCAGGTCACCTATTGCTCTGTCTGCTGCAGGAAACCATCCAGCAGCTTGACAGTGAGCTGAGGAACACCAAGTGGGAGATGGCAGCTCAGCTCCGGGAGTACCAGGATCTGCTCAATGTCAAAATGGCCCTGGACATCGAGATTGCTGCCTATAGGTATGGAAGGGGGGAGGGTCTTGGCCAGCCCCTTGTTGCTGGTGGCTTTGGGGACACTCCTTCTTGGTGAGGAAGAGCCCATCCATCCTCCAAGGGTCGTGGTGTCCAATTGGGGGACCCAACCCTGCACATGGGTGAGCAATCTGCAGAGCCCacagtggaggaggaggaaggagatggagctgcagGACATGGCTGTCAGCTCCTGGTCATGGCAGGAGGTGAGAAGCAATCACTGACTGTGTCCCTGCTCTGGTCTCTTTCTGGTAGGAAACTCTTGGAAGGGGAGGAATATCGGATTGAGTCTGGCTTTGGGATGATCTCCTTCCCTGAGGTGGTCCCCAAAGTTCCCATCAAGGTGAAGAGTGAGGAGAAGATCAGGGTGGTGGAAAAATCTGAGAAGGAGACAGTGATAGTGGAGGAGCAGACAGAGGAAATCCAGGTGACTGAGGAGGTCACTGAAGAGGATGAGgctgagaaagaggaggaagctgaagaggaagaggaggaagctgaaaaggaggaggaagaagaggagaaagctgaagcagagggCGAAGAGGAGGCCAAGTCTCCTGCAAAAGAGGCCAAGTCCCCAGAGAAACCTGAGTCCCCCTCAAAGGAGGAGGCCAGGACCCCAGCTGTGAAGTCCCCAGAGAAACCTGCACCTCCTTCAAAGGAGGAGGCCAAGACCCCGGCTGTCAAATCCCCTGAAAAGCCCCCAATTCCTTCAAAGGAGGAGCCCAAGACTCCAGTGGTGAAGTCCCCAGAGAAACCCTCAACCCCCTTGAAAGAAGAGGCCAAGACCCCAGTGATGAAGTCCCCAGAGGAACCCCCAACCCCCTCGAAGGAGGAGGCCAAGACCCCATCTGTGAAGTCCCCTGAGAAAAGTCAAGTCTCCTGCAAAGGAAGAGGCCAAGGGCCCCCCAGGATGAAGTGGCCCCACGCAAGGAggtcccccccctcccctctgaAGGAGCCAAAAGCCCCTCCAAAGGAAGAGCAGCCCAAGGAAGTGAAGGCTCCCTCCAagcctggagctgaggaaggcaggaaagaggAAGCTCCCAAGAAGGATGTCCCAGCCCAGGTGGAGGAGAAACCCAAAGAGAAGGTGGAATCTGtggcagaagggaaggagacCCCCTAAGCCAGGCCCCAAacctgcagcagaaagaaaagctgaggaagcTCCACCAAAACCTCAGCTGGAGGTTGGCAAGGAGGCTGAGAAGCCAAAGGCcaaggagaaggcagaagagcccaagaaggagaaggcagaagagcccaagaaggagaaggcagaagagCCCAAGAAGGAGAAGGCGGAAGAGCCCaagaaggagaaggtggaggagcccaaggagaaggtggaggagCCCAAGAAGGAGAAGGCGGAAGAGCCCAAGAAGGTGGAGGAACCCAAAGCtaaagcaaaacccaaagatGAGCCCAAGGCCAGCAAGGAGCCCCCCAAGGCTGAGGCTCCCTCCAGCAAGGAGGGCAAAGCTGCAGTGCCCACTGGGAAGAAGTGAGGGGGGGTCCTGGGTGCTGaaggacccccccccccagggggTGAGAGCTGCCAGGttccccccagggcagggctctACCTTAGCAATAGGtgggggcagagctgcagaacgTGCCCCATGCTGAACACCACAGTTAAACACTTGAATTCTACCCAAGGGGGagacccccctgccccccagggGACCTGctccccccttttcttctccaataAGTGCATTTATTTCATGTATGTGCAAAGGAAGGATGAGTGCAATGCAGAGCTCTTGCTGCTTGGgaggggggctggaggggggctgcagggtttATCCCTGAcctgggggtgggggacagaattgtcccctccccagggctgacacaggctgcagctggagtgacacacaggcacacagagcACCAGGAACCTCAGCCCACTGttatttgctttctgtgcaATAACCAAATAAAGTGCTTACAGAGacccccctggctctgctgccttttaattttttttttttttttttttttggtggggggtgGGACACACAAAGAGATGCtactgcaaagcagaaaatcttggcttggggggactgggagctgtcagccagggctgggggatgaCATGGGTCTTTCCACCCCCCCTTGGCTGCCTTCCTAGGGGGGGAAAATCCACTGCACAGCAGGGTGAAAGAcccggggtggggggtgggggggctaGAACAGGGACTTCTACCCTGCCCCCCTCCCGTGGTCTGCAAAGGATTTAAAGAAGTcttattctttttattcttctctttttaaagcctggctgctgggaggggtggcAAAGCCCATTAGAAACTCAGCACTGCAGTCAGGGGAGGTTCTGTCAGCATTCCTGGGAGAAAAATCCCTCTtggagggggcgggggggaagagaaaatcACCTAGAGGGGGTAGGTGGGAGGGACACAGTGATGCTGACACTGACCTTGGAAGCACCTCTGGTGGTGGGACAGAACCCCCAGCAGGGaactgggggtgctgggagtCCCACCCCCTACCCCCTGGCACGGTTCTGATGGGTTCTGACCCCCTGGGGAAGCAgctaaccccccccccccccccttggtTTGGGGTGGTGCTGAGTCaggtgctggcaggcagggagaggcagggctgcagtgcaggctctggggagggaaTATTTTTAGCCCTGGCAGTTTTTAGCCAGCTCAGCTGGGAGGTCCCCAAGCCCTGcagtggggagggcaggaggcaggcagCCCCCCCAAGCACAGGGCTGTACCTGCAGCAAGGCCAGAGCccagagagagaagggggaTCAGGGTTGCTGCAgctcccccaccccaccccaacAGAGAGGGCAGCCACACACTCTGCCTTCAGCACAGGGTTTAATCCTTTGGGCTACAAAATCTTCAGttgaaccccccccccccaaaatctctgaaaattaaaaaaagtgtgggctggggctgctcctctccGTGGGCAGGATGAGGCTCAGCGGTGGCTGAAGAAGCCCTGGGGGTAGTTGAACTTGAAGGGCTTCAGGCGCATGGGTCCCCTGGAAGAAGATGAGACCTAGGGGGGGTCAGGCAACCCATgaccttcccccccccccaaaaaaaaaaacaaacctggtCTTGGGAGTCCTGCCCCACTGCAGGAGGGAAAATCCCCAGAGCGGGGGTTCAAACCCCTTTTAGCACCCTCATCCCCCCCCTAGCTCCCCAGGGTGTGGGGTTCTCCCCTGACCCAACACAAACCCCAAACTGGGTCCCTGTTagcacacccccccccccccccccccccaaccccccaggGTGTGGTGTCCCCACCTGACCAAACGCAGACACATTTTCTCCTGGGGAAACTCCTTGGGTCCCTCCACACTGGGGTCGTGGGGCTCAGTCTCCAGGTAGACATCCAGCACCATGCAGAGCCTCTGGAGCTGGTTGGTCAGCAGCTGGGAGCCTGGCTTGGGACCCCAGAGCTCCTTGTAGTGTACATTCACCTCACTCTCCATGGCCTGGATGGGGAAACATGGGGATGGGGCAAAGTGGGATGGGGACAAGGCAGAACCAGGGCAAAGTGGGATTGGGGAAAGGTAGAATTGGGGCAAAGTGGGGTGGGGGCAAAGTGGTCCTGAGGCTCAGCCCTTTAGGACCCAGCAGGTCTCAGGGGGCTGCCTGGCCCCGAGCTCACCTCAGGGCCCATTTATTCTGGACATGGGAGCACTGGAACCCCCCCCAGTGCCAGGCCCATCCCCCCAGCCCATTACCCTGATGTTGTCATCATTGCTGCTGgtcctttcccctttccagtTGAGACAGAGGCTGAAGACAGGGGGCAGGGTGGAGTACCCTGGGTTCACCACCACAGCAGCCTGCAGCttggctgagcagagcaggcatAAAACATCATCCCCAGGGCCTCCAGGTGGGATGGATATCCCAGAAAACCCAGAGGCTGTCCTGGAATGCTTGGGGGTGGGAGTGAGGGGAAGGCAAGTCACCCAACCTGTGCCTCTTTCAATCAGGGCCATGTAGTAGAGGTGAGTGTCCTCAGCCAAGCCTGCCTCGATGACATCTTTAGTGTAGGGCAGCTCCTGcaaggagggaagaagaggaatgaggagatgctggacgcaggaaggagctggaaggGTTCCATGCTCAGGGCTTGGCACCTACTGCATAATCTTCATAGGGAATGGCTGTCCACTTCACCAGCCGGGAGACAATCTTGGCAGGGAAAAGATGCTGGCACTCACTGGAGACTGGCACAACCCCATGCTCTGCAACCAAGGACAAGGCCacctgagctgggaggaggctggggacagagctgtcaCCATCCTGAAGGTGGACATGCTCTAAAACTGGGACCTGGGGACACTGTTACCCTGCTGGCACCTTCCTCAGGTGCAATGAAGGGCTCAGCAGTGATCCTGCTGGAGCTCAGAGCCTTGGCAGGGGACAAACCACCCTGCTGGGTGGGTGCAGGACATGTCTGGGTGTCTGGGTcacctcccaccacca encodes the following:
- the NEFH gene encoding LOW QUALITY PROTEIN: neurofilament heavy polypeptide (The sequence of the model RefSeq protein was modified relative to this genomic sequence to represent the inferred CDS: inserted 2 bases in 1 codon), producing the protein MGELYARELRDMRGTVLRLGAEKGQLRLERARLTEDVAILRGRLEEEARQRTELEAAARGLAQLSAQEERARGPLEERARALREEAELLRRQHRAEVGALLRGARPEPLGEPPAALRPGVTAALRDLRAQLEGTAARSTQQAEEWFRVRLDKLSEVAKVNTDAMRLAQEEICEYRRQLQAKSTELEALKGTQESLERQRQDSEERHQADVLSYQETIQQLDSELRNTKWEMAAQLREYQDLLNVKMALDIEIAAYRKLLEGEEYRIESGFGMISFPEVVPKVPIKVKSEEKIRVVEKSEKETVIVEEQTEEIQVTEEVTEEDEAEKEEEAEEEEEEAEKEEEEEEKAEAEGEEEAKSPAKEAKSPEKPESPSKEEARTPAVKSPEKPAPPSKEEAKTPAVKSPEKPPIPSKEEPKTPVVKSPEKPSTPLKEEAKTPVMKSPEEPPTPSKEEAKTPSVKSPEKSQVSCKGRGQGPPRMKWPHARRSPPSPLKEPKAPPKEEQPKEVKAPSKPGAEEGRKEEAPKKDVPAQVEEKPKEKVESVAEGXRRPPKPGPKPAAERKAEEAPPKPQLEVGKEAEKPKAKEKAEEPKKEKAEEPKKEKAEEPKKEKAEEPKKEKVEEPKAKAKPKDEPKASKEPPKAEAPSSKEGKAAVPTGKK